A single Chloroflexota bacterium DNA region contains:
- the amrS gene encoding AmmeMemoRadiSam system radical SAM enzyme, with translation MSAIRIFTRTPIDDLTHEGTLCRPLDAVGTLECFACGHRCTIKPGRRGVCKVRFNEDGHLRVPWGYVAALQCDPTEKKPFFHLYPGSDTLTFGMLGCDFRCAYCQNWETSQVLRDDAADGGYTPVTAERIVELGRQHGARVVASSYNEPLITSEWSAEVFGLAKRAGLACAYVSNGNLTPEVLAFLRPLLTGYKIDLKSMRDKHYRQLGGRLQVVLDGIRMSHAAGLWVEIVTLVVPGFNDSDAELREAAQFIAGVSPDMPWHVTAFHADYHMQEPDNTQAADLIRAAEIGRAAGLHYVYAGNLPGRVGEYEHTWCPRCHKRVIGRLGYTLLEYAVTDTGTCAHCGETIAGVWGKRADVRIGAGDLFGRAPRIVR, from the coding sequence ATGAGCGCGATTAGGATTTTTACGCGCACGCCCATCGATGACCTGACCCACGAGGGCACGCTCTGCCGCCCGCTCGACGCGGTGGGCACGCTCGAGTGCTTCGCCTGCGGCCACCGCTGCACCATCAAACCGGGCCGGCGCGGTGTCTGCAAGGTGCGCTTCAATGAGGACGGCCATCTGCGCGTGCCGTGGGGCTACGTGGCCGCGCTGCAGTGCGATCCCACCGAGAAGAAGCCGTTCTTCCACCTCTATCCCGGCTCCGACACGCTGACCTTCGGCATGCTCGGCTGCGACTTTCGCTGCGCCTACTGCCAGAACTGGGAAACGTCGCAGGTGCTGCGCGACGATGCCGCCGATGGCGGCTATACCCCGGTGACGGCCGAGCGCATCGTGGAACTGGGTAGGCAGCACGGCGCGCGCGTGGTCGCCTCGTCGTACAATGAGCCGCTGATCACGTCGGAATGGTCCGCCGAGGTCTTCGGATTGGCCAAGCGCGCGGGGCTGGCCTGCGCCTACGTCTCGAACGGCAACCTGACGCCCGAGGTGCTGGCGTTCCTGCGTCCGCTCCTGACCGGTTACAAGATCGATCTGAAATCGATGCGGGACAAACATTATCGGCAGTTGGGCGGGCGCTTGCAGGTCGTGCTGGACGGCATCCGCATGTCCCATGCGGCCGGGCTGTGGGTGGAGATAGTGACGCTGGTGGTGCCGGGGTTCAACGACTCGGATGCCGAACTGCGCGAGGCGGCGCAGTTCATCGCCGGCGTGTCACCAGACATGCCGTGGCACGTCACCGCCTTCCACGCCGACTACCACATGCAGGAACCGGACAACACGCAGGCCGCCGATTTGATACGCGCCGCCGAGATCGGGCGCGCGGCCGGTTTGCACTACGTCTACGCGGGTAATCTGCCGGGCCGCGTCGGCGAATATGAGCATACCTGGTGCCCCCGCTGCCACAAGCGCGTCATCGGACGCCTAGGCTATACGCTGCTGGAGTACGCTGTGACCGATACCGGGACATGTGCCCATTGCGGAGAAACGATCGCGGGTGTGTGGGGCAAGCGTGCTGACGTGCGCATCGGTGCGGGTGATCTGTTCGGGCGGGCGCCGCGCATAGTCCGGTGA
- a CDS encoding endonuclease/exonuclease/phosphatase family protein, whose translation MPPFPKPDFPFEYDLSAEVKRLLAHKLKRGIPKREPGKLLVATWNIANLGAQARRDQDKALIAQIIAWFDLVAVQECRENYGDLYDIQRHLPKSYRVVMSDASGNDERMTFLYDSRKLKLLEEIGEIALPPAEYRHVKLPGVAEEFKGFDRTPFLASFAAGHTSFTLVNVHLYFGDEQSASVGRRALETFAVARWADQRARSEFSFTRELMAMGDFNMPRSNPGDPIFDALTRFGLELPDHSTQIASSIMSDANYDQVAFLPATTRDLFTGKKGVFDFDNALFPALWAGGANAEKFKAYLRYYISDHRPMWVQVNAA comes from the coding sequence GTGCCACCATTTCCCAAACCGGATTTTCCCTTCGAGTATGACCTGTCTGCGGAGGTGAAGCGCCTGCTGGCGCACAAGCTGAAGCGAGGCATCCCGAAGCGCGAGCCGGGCAAATTGCTGGTCGCCACGTGGAACATCGCCAATCTGGGCGCGCAGGCGCGCCGCGACCAGGACAAGGCGCTCATCGCGCAGATCATCGCATGGTTCGATCTGGTCGCCGTGCAGGAGTGCCGCGAGAACTATGGCGACTTGTACGACATCCAGCGCCACCTGCCGAAGAGCTATCGCGTCGTGATGTCGGACGCGTCCGGCAACGACGAGCGCATGACGTTCCTGTACGACAGCCGCAAGCTCAAATTGCTGGAGGAGATCGGCGAGATTGCGCTGCCGCCGGCGGAATACCGGCACGTCAAGCTGCCCGGCGTGGCCGAGGAGTTCAAAGGGTTCGACCGCACACCGTTCCTGGCCTCGTTTGCGGCGGGCCACACCTCGTTCACGCTCGTCAACGTGCACCTGTATTTTGGCGACGAGCAGTCCGCCTCAGTGGGGCGGCGCGCGCTGGAGACGTTCGCCGTGGCGCGCTGGGCCGACCAGCGCGCGCGCAGCGAGTTCTCGTTCACGCGCGAGTTGATGGCGATGGGCGATTTCAACATGCCGCGCAGTAACCCCGGCGACCCAATCTTCGACGCACTGACCCGCTTCGGGCTGGAACTGCCGGATCACTCGACGCAGATCGCGTCGAGCATCATGTCGGATGCGAACTACGATCAGGTCGCCTTCCTGCCCGCCACGACGCGCGACCTGTTCACCGGGAAGAAGGGCGTGTTCGACTTCGACAACGCGCTCTTCCCGGCGCTGTGGGCCGGGGGCGCCAACGCCGAGAAATTCAAGGCGTACCTGCGCTACTATATCTCCGATCACCGGCCGATGTGGGTGCAGGTCAACGCGGCGTGA
- a CDS encoding DUF3048 domain-containing protein: MDLRELRPRGRRPLEEYLLFALMGVLSCGALAFCAGVLALGSLDQWAALGASDTPLPTRIVNRSVAAGAPTPVPTWTPTLSPAAPAPTIVPGAAASLPSGPTPTPTRTRVPAGTYRVQPGDTLLGIAYRAGLTLDDLLAANPNISDPNRLSINQVIRIPEGGSVPVGPPAARPVPVVLSVKGSNINYPQTGSPGGYVPLGAMSVSEAHTVNGKRYPAGSFEYLHGQLHIPFPLPIIAKSQVTLPPPVGAGLCPLTGLPLATTDALQRRPLNARIDNAPAARPQSGLSDADIIYESLAEGGITRFTAIFLCSPNDADIGPIRSARLIDLQLAPMYKAILVHVGASAPVLDLIYASEVGEADFDPVFHATPGFGRISTREAPHNVYSSIGALWSIAAKRGLTGPVDLQGASFSNTPPVGGAPGASVSVPYNYAVTNVGYTYDNGSYIKTIGGDPHIDANTGKALRFANVIILYAQTTYSDALEDGVSSRSLYYSVQGAGRAIILRDGASYQAVWHHEGRNIVFHYTDDAGRVIPLKPGKTMINIVPLELGVAIQ, translated from the coding sequence ATGGACCTTCGCGAATTACGCCCACGAGGTCGCCGCCCGCTGGAGGAATATCTCCTCTTCGCATTGATGGGCGTGCTGTCGTGCGGCGCGCTGGCGTTCTGCGCCGGTGTGCTGGCACTCGGCTCGCTCGACCAGTGGGCCGCGCTCGGCGCTTCTGACACGCCGCTCCCCACCCGCATAGTGAACCGCTCGGTTGCCGCCGGCGCGCCCACGCCGGTGCCGACCTGGACGCCGACACTGTCGCCTGCCGCGCCAGCACCGACCATCGTGCCTGGCGCCGCCGCGTCGCTGCCAAGCGGCCCGACGCCCACGCCGACGCGCACGCGCGTGCCGGCCGGCACCTACCGCGTGCAGCCGGGCGACACGCTGCTCGGCATCGCCTATCGCGCCGGTCTGACGCTCGACGATCTGTTGGCCGCCAACCCCAACATCTCCGATCCCAACCGGCTGTCAATCAACCAGGTCATCCGCATTCCGGAAGGGGGCAGCGTGCCGGTGGGCCCGCCCGCCGCGCGGCCGGTGCCGGTGGTGTTGTCGGTCAAGGGCAGCAACATCAATTACCCGCAGACCGGGTCGCCGGGCGGCTACGTGCCTTTGGGCGCGATGTCGGTCAGCGAGGCGCATACAGTCAACGGCAAGCGCTACCCGGCCGGCAGCTTCGAGTATTTGCACGGCCAACTGCATATCCCGTTCCCGCTGCCGATTATCGCCAAATCGCAGGTGACATTGCCGCCGCCGGTTGGCGCGGGGTTATGCCCGCTGACCGGCCTGCCGCTGGCGACGACCGACGCACTGCAGCGGCGGCCGCTGAATGCACGCATTGACAACGCGCCGGCCGCGCGCCCGCAATCCGGGCTGTCCGACGCCGATATCATCTACGAATCGCTGGCCGAAGGCGGCATCACCCGCTTCACGGCGATCTTCCTCTGCTCCCCCAACGACGCCGATATCGGTCCGATCCGCAGCGCGCGACTGATCGACCTGCAACTGGCGCCGATGTACAAAGCGATCCTCGTGCACGTCGGCGCGTCGGCGCCGGTGCTCGACTTGATCTACGCGTCGGAAGTCGGCGAGGCCGACTTCGATCCGGTATTCCACGCGACGCCAGGCTTCGGGCGCATTAGCACACGCGAGGCGCCGCACAACGTGTACTCCAGTATCGGTGCGCTCTGGTCGATCGCTGCCAAACGCGGGCTGACCGGCCCGGTCGACCTGCAAGGGGCGTCGTTCAGCAACACGCCGCCGGTCGGCGGCGCGCCCGGCGCCAGCGTCTCGGTGCCGTATAACTACGCGGTGACCAACGTCGGCTACACCTACGACAACGGCAGCTACATCAAGACGATCGGCGGCGACCCGCATATCGACGCGAACACCGGCAAGGCGCTCCGTTTCGCCAATGTGATCATCCTGTACGCGCAGACTACCTACAGCGATGCGCTTGAAGACGGTGTGTCGTCACGTTCGCTGTATTACAGCGTGCAGGGCGCCGGGCGCGCGATCATCCTGCGCGACGGCGCGTCGTATCAGGCGGTGTGGCACCACGAGGGTCGGAACATCGTGTTCCATTACACGGATGACGCGGGCCGCGTCATTCCGCTCAAGCCGGGCAAGACGATGATCAACATCGTGCCGCTGGAGCTTGGCGTGGCGATACAGTAG
- a CDS encoding zinc-ribbon domain-containing protein → MADRMPRYDVRNDGVGPYAVFYCDKCNREYRSQPDVGNTIATDIGRQAARGFLRNIPLVGGAIADGVAGQDPRYTTTLTPQQLAAAYKQVADVFHECPTCHQIVCQSDWDPKAGFCTEDSPRRDEIAEAQASQAGRMVKGFASAFGLTDALDQAAQAARQASASVAKCPKDGTLAAPGTKFCPNCGTEMIQPAAVKCSKCGADTHGAKFCPNCGNKIEAAAPAPAKCKNCGADLGGAKFCPNCGAKA, encoded by the coding sequence ATGGCAGACCGAATGCCCCGCTATGATGTGCGCAACGATGGCGTTGGTCCGTATGCCGTCTTTTACTGCGACAAGTGCAACCGCGAATACCGCAGCCAGCCCGACGTGGGCAACACCATTGCCACCGACATCGGGCGGCAGGCCGCGCGCGGCTTCCTGCGCAACATCCCGCTCGTGGGCGGCGCGATCGCCGACGGCGTTGCCGGGCAGGACCCGCGCTACACAACCACGCTGACCCCACAGCAACTGGCGGCCGCTTACAAGCAGGTCGCCGACGTCTTTCACGAATGCCCCACATGCCATCAGATCGTCTGCCAGTCCGACTGGGATCCGAAGGCCGGCTTCTGCACGGAGGATTCGCCCCGGCGCGATGAAATCGCCGAAGCACAGGCCTCGCAGGCCGGGCGAATGGTCAAGGGCTTCGCATCGGCGTTCGGCTTGACTGATGCGCTTGATCAGGCGGCGCAGGCTGCCAGGCAGGCGTCCGCCTCGGTCGCCAAGTGCCCAAAGGATGGCACGCTGGCGGCGCCCGGCACCAAGTTCTGCCCCAACTGCGGTACGGAGATGATTCAGCCGGCGGCCGTCAAGTGCTCCAAGTGCGGGGCCGACACGCATGGCGCGAAATTCTGCCCAAACTGCGGCAACAAGATCGAGGCCGCTGCGCCGGCACCAGCCAAGTGCAAGAACTGCGGCGCCGATCTCGGCGGGGCGAAGTTCTGTCCCAATTGCGGCGCCAAAGCGTAA
- a CDS encoding cytochrome c has product MIANGFALLVLIAVAVLLFWLARRAWRARHAYVKWPGVALFGLLGLLLTLLSVAGVKGMIQFYSPGGSPVPNIKVAGTPEQIARGQHLANSLCVGCHSPNDELPLTGGRDIGADSPLPLGHFVSVNLTPAGPLKDWSDGEIMRGLREGIDKYGHPLAVMSTNGVRYLSEDDKLAIIAYLRSQPPAGGQTPDPADDPNVLAAILLGAGVIQLEQPATSAIVAPARAASVEYGKYVVDYEDCRTCHGKDLTGGTDPTSPPGPSLRVVQGWTRDQFFATIRTGKDPGGHQLNDIMPWRLFSRLDDDELGAVYAYLKSLPPVATQ; this is encoded by the coding sequence GTGATTGCCAATGGGTTCGCATTGCTCGTACTGATTGCCGTAGCTGTCCTGCTGTTCTGGCTGGCCCGCCGGGCCTGGCGTGCGCGCCATGCGTACGTCAAATGGCCGGGTGTCGCGCTGTTCGGTCTGCTCGGCCTGTTGCTGACGCTGCTGAGCGTCGCCGGAGTCAAGGGCATGATTCAGTTCTATAGCCCTGGCGGCAGCCCGGTTCCCAATATCAAGGTGGCAGGCACGCCGGAGCAGATCGCCCGCGGGCAGCACCTGGCGAACAGCCTGTGTGTCGGCTGCCACTCGCCGAACGATGAACTGCCGTTGACTGGCGGGCGCGACATTGGGGCGGATTCGCCGCTGCCGCTCGGTCATTTTGTGTCCGTCAACCTCACGCCGGCCGGCCCGCTCAAAGACTGGTCCGACGGCGAGATCATGCGCGGGCTCCGTGAGGGCATCGACAAGTACGGCCATCCACTGGCGGTCATGTCGACCAATGGGGTGCGCTATCTCAGCGAAGACGACAAACTGGCTATCATCGCCTATCTGCGCAGTCAGCCCCCTGCGGGCGGCCAGACGCCCGACCCAGCGGACGATCCAAATGTGCTGGCGGCCATCCTGCTGGGCGCCGGCGTCATACAGCTTGAGCAGCCCGCGACCAGCGCGATCGTCGCACCCGCGCGAGCCGCTTCGGTCGAGTACGGGAAATATGTGGTTGACTATGAAGACTGCCGTACATGCCACGGCAAGGACCTCACGGGCGGCACGGACCCCACATCACCTCCCGGCCCCAGCTTGCGTGTCGTGCAAGGCTGGACGCGCGACCAGTTCTTCGCCACGATACGCACCGGGAAGGACCCGGGCGGTCACCAACTGAACGACATCATGCCGTGGCGGCTGTTCAGCCGCCTGGATGACGATGAACTGGGCGCCGTGTACGCCTACCTCAAGAGCCTGCCGCCCGTGGCAACACAATGA
- a CDS encoding winged helix DNA-binding domain-containing protein: MTELVVPRDAARRYILGRQGLWPGRRWRGKAGIESAVYYAESVQVDPLNVAGRSHDIALWGRVIDYAPPLLDDLLYQERRLFEYGGLFRIYPIAELPYWRTAMRRAQEAGRYYERAGGESVLRRVRAELRRRGPLGSRDFDDAGQARVVSYRARNQTGHALYHLWMAGELLIHHRERNARVYGFRRELAPPELNRAARPAESEHYFGRKALAMCGWCRITEWRGLMSYFLHHRYTRADAAGWLSRAVKSGDVAVVRVAGEKEPHYLLADDLPTLSILADGQTPAGWKPLDTTTSEEAVFIAPLDVVGGIKHSWRMFDFEYKWEVYTPVQRRRWGYYVLPVLWGDRLVARFDVKLDRASGTLALPGFWPEEPSIARNADFADAFGRGLARFARFCGAQSLDLAGVNPPALRRRVQQLSGM, from the coding sequence ATGACGGAACTTGTGGTACCGCGTGATGCGGCCCGGCGCTATATTCTGGGGCGGCAGGGGCTCTGGCCCGGCCGCCGCTGGCGTGGCAAGGCCGGCATCGAGTCGGCGGTATATTACGCCGAGTCAGTCCAGGTCGACCCGCTCAATGTGGCGGGCCGCAGCCACGACATCGCGCTGTGGGGCCGGGTGATCGACTATGCGCCGCCCTTGCTCGACGATCTGCTCTACCAGGAGCGGCGGCTGTTTGAGTACGGCGGCCTCTTCCGCATCTACCCGATCGCGGAACTGCCGTACTGGCGGACGGCGATGCGCCGCGCACAGGAAGCCGGGCGCTACTATGAGCGCGCCGGCGGCGAGTCGGTTCTGCGCCGTGTGCGCGCGGAACTGCGGCGGCGCGGCCCGCTCGGCAGCCGCGACTTTGACGACGCGGGGCAGGCGCGGGTAGTCAGCTACCGCGCCCGCAACCAGACCGGCCACGCGCTGTATCACCTCTGGATGGCCGGCGAACTGTTGATCCATCACCGCGAGCGCAATGCGCGCGTGTACGGCTTTCGGCGCGAACTGGCGCCGCCGGAGCTCAACCGGGCCGCGCGCCCCGCGGAGAGCGAGCATTACTTCGGGCGCAAGGCGCTGGCGATGTGCGGTTGGTGCCGGATCACTGAATGGCGCGGGCTGATGTCGTACTTCCTCCATCACCGCTACACCCGCGCCGACGCGGCGGGCTGGTTGTCGCGTGCCGTGAAATCAGGCGACGTGGCTGTGGTGCGCGTGGCCGGCGAGAAGGAGCCGCACTACCTGCTGGCCGACGACCTGCCAACGCTGTCCATCCTCGCCGACGGGCAAACACCGGCCGGCTGGAAACCGCTGGATACCACGACGAGCGAGGAGGCGGTCTTCATTGCGCCACTGGATGTTGTGGGCGGCATCAAGCACAGTTGGCGCATGTTCGACTTTGAGTACAAGTGGGAGGTGTACACGCCGGTGCAGCGGCGCCGCTGGGGTTACTACGTGCTGCCGGTGCTGTGGGGCGACCGGCTCGTGGCGCGTTTCGACGTCAAGCTCGATCGCGCCAGCGGCACGCTGGCGCTGCCCGGCTTCTGGCCGGAGGAGCCGTCCATCGCGCGCAATGCCGACTTTGCCGATGCGTTCGGCCGGGGACTGGCCCGCTTTGCGCGATTCTGCGGCGCGCAATCGCTGGATCTGGCGGGCGTCAACCCGCCGGCCCTGCGACGGCGGGTGCAGCAGTTGAGCGGTATGTAA
- the ftsH gene encoding ATP-dependent zinc metalloprotease FtsH, translating into MIRNGLLLAFILVLGLIVLSQLVPGTDPRATAAPLSAVADEIKAGNAQQIIVSDSQLRVVRRSGAPLTSRKEDGVSLIETLKNFDVTPEQMAKVDIQIEKPSQFSVLVTLLGTLLPLVIFGGLLFFMLRQAQSGNSQAMSFGRSRARLQTGDKPTVTFADVAGVEEAKQELQEVVEFLKEPAKFANLGARIPRGVLMVGPPGTGKTLMARAVAGEAGVPFFSISGSEFVEMFVGVGASRVRDLFDQAKRNAPCIVFVDEIDAVGRHRGAGLGGSHDEREQTLNQILVEMDGFDTDTNVIVIAATNRPDILDPALLRPGRFDRRVILDRPDAKGRTEILRVHAKGKPLAADVELETIAKVTPGFTGADIENLLNEAAILAARRNLKAIGMSEFQESIEKIIAGPERKSRIINEKEKRIIAHHEAGHALVRRMSPLADPVQKVSIVARGMALGYVMSIPEHDTALHRKVKFETDLSVILAGRAAEELVFEDVTTGAADDLEKATNLARSMVTQWGMSEKLGPQTFGDKEELIFLGREISETRNYGEEVAREIDHEVRRLIDEAYHRATGILTQYREKLAQLANVLIEKETLDRKEFEALFA; encoded by the coding sequence ATGATTCGAAACGGCCTGTTGCTGGCCTTTATCCTGGTGCTGGGGCTGATCGTGCTGTCGCAGTTGGTTCCCGGCACGGACCCGCGCGCCACCGCCGCGCCGCTGAGCGCCGTGGCCGACGAGATCAAGGCCGGCAATGCCCAGCAGATCATCGTCTCGGACAGCCAGTTGCGCGTGGTGCGGCGCAGCGGCGCGCCGCTGACCTCGCGCAAAGAGGATGGCGTCAGCCTGATCGAGACGCTCAAGAACTTTGATGTCACACCGGAGCAGATGGCGAAGGTGGACATCCAGATTGAGAAACCGAGCCAGTTCAGCGTGCTGGTTACGCTGCTCGGCACGCTCCTGCCGCTGGTCATCTTCGGCGGGCTGCTGTTCTTCATGCTGCGCCAGGCGCAGAGCGGCAACAGCCAGGCGATGTCGTTCGGCCGCTCGCGCGCGCGCCTGCAGACCGGCGACAAGCCGACCGTGACATTTGCGGACGTGGCCGGCGTGGAAGAGGCCAAGCAGGAGTTGCAAGAGGTTGTGGAGTTTCTCAAGGAGCCGGCCAAGTTTGCCAACCTGGGCGCGCGCATACCGCGCGGCGTGCTGATGGTGGGGCCGCCCGGCACGGGCAAGACGCTGATGGCGCGCGCCGTGGCCGGCGAGGCCGGCGTGCCGTTCTTCAGCATCTCCGGCTCCGAGTTCGTCGAAATGTTCGTCGGCGTCGGCGCCAGCCGCGTGCGCGACCTGTTCGACCAGGCCAAGCGCAACGCGCCCTGCATCGTGTTCGTCGACGAGATCGACGCGGTCGGGCGCCATCGCGGCGCCGGCCTCGGCGGCTCGCACGACGAGCGCGAGCAGACGCTCAACCAGATTCTGGTCGAGATGGACGGCTTCGACACGGACACCAACGTGATCGTGATCGCGGCGACCAACCGGCCGGACATCCTGGACCCGGCGCTGCTGCGCCCCGGCCGTTTTGACCGCCGCGTGATCCTCGACCGGCCGGACGCCAAGGGCCGCACCGAGATCCTGCGTGTGCATGCAAAGGGCAAGCCGCTGGCGGCCGATGTGGAATTGGAGACGATCGCCAAGGTTACGCCCGGCTTCACCGGCGCGGATATCGAGAACCTGCTCAACGAGGCCGCCATCCTCGCGGCGCGCCGCAACCTGAAGGCGATCGGCATGAGCGAGTTCCAGGAGTCGATCGAGAAGATCATCGCCGGCCCGGAGCGCAAGAGCCGGATCATTAACGAGAAGGAGAAGCGAATCATCGCGCACCACGAGGCGGGCCACGCCCTGGTGCGGCGCATGTCCCCGCTGGCCGACCCGGTGCAGAAAGTCTCGATCGTCGCGCGCGGCATGGCGCTCGGCTATGTCATGTCCATTCCGGAGCACGATACCGCGCTGCACCGCAAGGTGAAGTTCGAGACCGACCTGAGCGTGATCCTGGCCGGGCGCGCCGCCGAGGAACTGGTCTTCGAAGACGTCACCACCGGCGCGGCCGACGATCTGGAGAAGGCCACCAATCTGGCGCGCTCGATGGTCACGCAGTGGGGCATGAGCGAGAAGCTGGGACCGCAGACCTTCGGCGACAAGGAAGAGTTGATCTTCCTCGGACGCGAGATCAGCGAGACGCGCAACTACGGCGAGGAAGTTGCGCGCGAGATCGATCATGAGGTGCGCCGGCTGATTGACGAGGCGTACCACCGCGCGACCGGCATCCTGACACAGTATCGCGAGAAGCTGGCGCAGTTGGCCAACGTACTGATCGAGAAGGAAACGCTCGACCGCAAGGAGTTCGAGGCGCTGTTCGCGTAG
- the lgt gene encoding prolipoprotein diacylglyceryl transferase, with the protein MLPIPDPFLFSNLFGVINVRWYGVVIVLGALAGAWLSSKEAARRGENPSAVWDALFIALILGLLGARLYHVVSSPAAGVVTFQYYLDNPWINVSLAGLTFPFPRVLAIWEGGLGIFGGILGGLLGVLLFVRWNKLNPLRWLDIGAVGLLLGQAIGRWGNYFNQELYGNPTTAPWGIPIDEAHRLPQFQALSDLTLFHPTFLYESLLCLVGVGALLFIGRRWRDQLLDGDLASIYLIIYALIRFFTEFQRPDAWLFAGVPVAQIVSSVLLVGALAVMVIRRQVLHQQPVPQPAESEPVIEAPVSSSPVRRKRRSKPRQ; encoded by the coding sequence ATGCTTCCCATTCCCGATCCGTTCCTGTTTAGCAACCTGTTTGGCGTCATCAATGTGCGCTGGTACGGCGTCGTCATCGTGCTGGGCGCGCTGGCCGGCGCGTGGCTGTCTTCGAAGGAAGCGGCGCGGCGCGGCGAGAACCCCAGCGCCGTCTGGGACGCGCTCTTCATCGCGCTGATCCTGGGCCTGCTGGGCGCCCGGCTGTACCACGTGGTCTCGTCGCCGGCCGCCGGCGTCGTCACGTTCCAGTACTACCTCGACAACCCGTGGATCAACGTGTCGCTGGCCGGCCTGACCTTCCCGTTCCCGCGCGTGCTGGCGATCTGGGAAGGCGGCCTCGGCATCTTCGGCGGCATCCTCGGCGGCCTGCTCGGCGTGCTGCTCTTCGTGCGCTGGAACAAGCTGAACCCGCTGCGCTGGCTGGATATCGGCGCGGTCGGCCTGTTGCTCGGCCAGGCGATTGGGCGCTGGGGCAACTACTTCAACCAGGAGCTGTACGGCAACCCGACCACGGCGCCGTGGGGCATTCCGATTGATGAGGCGCACCGCCTGCCGCAGTTCCAGGCGCTCTCCGACCTGACGCTGTTCCACCCGACGTTCCTGTACGAGTCGCTGCTCTGTCTGGTCGGCGTCGGCGCGCTGCTGTTCATCGGCCGCCGCTGGCGAGACCAGTTGCTCGACGGCGACCTCGCGTCGATCTACCTGATCATCTACGCGTTGATTCGCTTCTTCACCGAGTTCCAGCGGCCCGACGCCTGGCTGTTTGCCGGCGTGCCGGTGGCGCAGATTGTATCGTCGGTCTTGCTGGTTGGCGCGCTGGCCGTGATGGTCATTCGCCGCCAGGTCTTGCATCAGCAGCCGGTGCCGCAGCCCGCCGAGTCCGAACCGGTCATCGAAGCTCCCGTCTCCTCATCGCCGGTCCGGCGCAAACGCCGTTCGAAGCCCCGTCAATAA